GAGGGCGACGACCTCGTCGAACGCGATGCCGATCCCCTCGTCGAGGACCCCGACCATCACCTGGCCGTCGGGCAGGGCGCGGGCCGTCACCTGAACCGTGGTGCCCGGGTGGGAGTACGAGGCGGCGTTCTCCAGCAGCTCGGCGAGCAGATGGACGAGGTCGGTGACAGCGGCGCCGACCACCTCGATCTCCGGTACGGCGGCGATGTCGATGCGCTGGTACTGGTCCACCTCGCCGGCGGCGGCCCGGAACACGTCGACCAGCGGGACGGGACGCTTCCAGCGGCGGCCCGACTCCTCGCCCGCGAGGATGAGCATGTTCTCGCAGTGCCGACGCATCCGCGTCGCCAGGTGGTCCAGCTCGAACAGGCCGTCCAGCTGCTCCTGTTCGGGCTCACTGCGCTCCAGTTCGTCGAGGAGCGACAGCTGGCGCTGGACCAGGCCGGCGGTGCGGCGCGACAGGGTGGTGAACACCGTGTTGGTGGTGTCGAACCGGAGGGCCTGCTCGGCGGCGAGGGTCGCCAGCCCGTGGTGGAGGGTGTCGAAGCAGCGGGCCAGCCGCCCCACGTCGTCCCGGCCGTGCAGGCCGACGGACGGCAGCGTCAAGCTGCCTCCCTGCTCCGGGAGTCGGTCGGTGGTGATCGTCCGGAGCAGTTCGGGGAGGTGCGTCCCGGTGATCCGCTCCGCAGCCTCCCGGAGTTCCCGCAGGGCCGCCGGCGTCCGCAGCCGGCTCACCCGCCGCCCCTCGTCCACGATCTCCTGCGCCTCGGTCTGCGCGGCCCGCCGTACGGCCTCGGCTTCCTCCCGCGCCGTGCGCAGCAGACGGTCCGCCTCGGCCGAGCGCGCCACCGCGACCCGGATGGCCTCGGCTCGGGCCCGCTCCGCCTCCGCCCGCACGCTCTCGGCGCGCGCCTCGGCCTCCTCCACCAGGTGCGCGGCCTGCCGTCGGGCCTCCTCCAGGACGGCCGCCGCCTCCGCCTCCGCGCGGGAGCGGATCTGCCGCGCCTGCTCCTCGGCCGCACCGGCCTTCTCCGCCGCCGCCCGCTCCGCCTCCTCGACCAGCTGCTTGCCGGCGTTCCGGAGGCGGCCCAACGGGGACTGGACCTGCCGGTTGAGCGCTTTGAGCTCCACCCACCGACGCCGCCAGTGCTCGATCAGCTCCGGGTGCGCCTTGTGGCCGCGCGGTGTGCGCCCGTCCACCGGCAGCGGGTTGCTGACCACCCGGACGAACTCCAGCAGGAAGCTCATCGAGGGCAGCCGCTTGCCGGTGAGGAGGTCGGTGATCCCCGCCTTGGTCAGCTTGAAGACCTGCGCCGCACCGCAGATCTCACCGTAGGAGGGGGCGCCGTACTCGATGTGCAGACGGTTCAGCTCGGCCACGAAGGCGGCGAACCGCTCGTCGTACGCGGCGACGGCCGCGAGATCCCCCGGGTCGGTCTCCACCGGTCGGTCCGTCACGGCTCCCCCTGTCGACGCTGCCTCAGTCCCCTTCCGCCACAGCCTACTTCGAACATCCTCGGACGGTCCTGAACGTTCTCGAACGCCTGCCGACGGGCCCGCCGTTCAGGAACGGCACCCCGGCGTCCGACTCCCCGGCGCCCCCGTCCGGGATCCGGCGGGCCCGTACGGCTGCCTGGGCCCGACGGCGGGACTTCTGGTCGGCTCGGACCATGACGGACGAAGACTCCCGCCCCCTCCCCGACCGCCCCGACCGCCCCGACCGCGCCGACGCCCCCGCAGGCTCGACCCGGCAGCGGACGCTGGACCTGATCGCCCTCGTCACCCTCCTGGTGATCGCCACCGGGGTCTACCTGACGGCGGGCAGCGGCGGCTTCTCGGTGATCACCGGCGCCGGTGTCGGCCTCTACGGCCTCTGGCGCGCCCGCCGGTGAACGCCCCGACCGACCCGACCGACCGACTCGACCGACCGCCCCGCCGGCCATGCCGCCCGGAAACGCAGCAGCACCCCGGCCGAAGACCCGGCCGGGGTGCTGCGCTGCAGGTCGGAACAGGCGTGACCGCCTCATCCCGGGTGGGGCACCAGGGGCTCGAACCCTGAACCTACGGATTAAAAGTCCGCAGCTCTGCCAATTGAGCTAGTGCCCCGCGGCCCCGTGGTCCCGGCGGTACCTGTCGGTACCTGCTGGGAGGGCCACGGTGATCCTACCCGGTAGGGCCCAGGGCTCCGCCAGTGGATTGCGCGGGCGCGCCGGGTGCGTGGAGCGGCCCCCGGGGCGGCCCGACGGGCGGGGTGTAGTGGGCGGCGCGGACGCGGCGGAGCCAGGCCTCGACGGGGCGCGGGTCGGGGGCGGCGGGCAGGACCCCGGGGCGGCCGAGGCGGTCGGCGGCGTCGGCGAGCAGCGCCTCGGCGACGGCGGGCCGGTCGGCGATGCGTTCGCCGAACTCGCGGACGTGTTCGGGGTCGGGCAGGCGGATCAGGCTGCGGCCGGTCTCGTGCAGCCGGACGGCCTGCTCGACCAGCCGGACCAGGTGCCGGGCGTGCTTGGCGGCCCGGCGGCGGGCGGCCGGTTCGGCGCGGTCGCGGGTGAGCAGTTTGCGGAACTGCTGGTCGGCGTAGCCGAGATAGGCCTTCCGTACCGCCGGCGCGCTGAGGAAGGCCTCGCGGATGCCGATCAGTTCGTCGCCGAGCGGGGTGCGGGTCTCGTACAGGTCGTCCGGCAGCCAGACGAGTTCGGACGCGGTCGGGTTGCAGCCCAGCGCCAGCCGGCACCACTTGGCGGCCTCGTGCAGGGTGAGGTCGGGCGCGGTGGTGACGTGCGATTCGGCCGGGCGGTGCAGGCCGTGCAACTCCTCGGTGGGGGTGGCGAACAGGCCCAGCCGGTCGACGTCGGAGCCGGCGTGCGCGAGGCCGTACGCGGTGGATCCGACGATCCCGGACAGCAGAACGGTGCCGGCGGGCACGGCGGCAGGTGCAGCGGCGGGCATGGGCGGTCTCCTCCCGGGAGCCGTACGGACGGGTACCGGGCATCCTCTCCGGAGCGGGCCGCGCCGGGCGAGCGATTTCCGGTCCGCCGCAGTCCCGGCCGCCGATACTGGCCGCATGGAGCACGATCCCCACCCGGCCCCGGACCACCCGGCGCCCGTCGACGTCGAGAAGCTGCGCGCCTGGTGGTCGCACCGCCAGTGGCTGGACCGCCCGCACACCGGCGCGTCCGCCGCCGAGGTGCTGGCCGCCACCGGCTGGGCCCGCTCGGTGGGCGGCGCGGCGCCCTACCTGGGCCTGTTCGCCCGGGCCGGGCTGGGGCGGGCCGCGGTGGACGAGGCGGTGGCCCGGCTGGAGGTGCACGAGCTGCCGTCCGCGCGGGGCTGCACCTACCTGCTGCCGGCCGCCGACTTCGCGCTGGGCCTGGCCTCCGGCGCGGCCGCCCCGGAGGGCGAACTCGCCGCCGCGGAGAAGCACCTGGGGGTCGGCCGGGACGAGGTGGAGAAGCTCTGCCTGGCCATCGAGCGGGTGCTGGCCGAGGGCGGCCCGCTGGATCCGACCACGATCCGGGAGGCGGTCGGCGACGCCGTCCGGCCGCTCGGCGAGGCGGGCAGGAAGCGCGGCCTGGCCACCACCCTGCCACTCGCCCTCGGGCTGCTGCAGTCGCGCGGCCGGGTCCGCCGGGTGCCCGTCAACGGCCGTCTGGACCAGCAGCGTTACGGCTACGCCGGCTGGGACCAGCCGGTCGCGGGGGCCGCGGTCGACCTCGCCCGCCGCTACTTCTCCTGGGCCGGCCCGGCCACCCTGCGGCACTTCCGCTGGTTCTCCGGCTTCACCGCCGCGACCGCCCGCCGGGCCGTCGCCGAGGCGGGCCTGGTCCCGCTCGCGCCCGGCTCGGAGTTCCTCCTGCCACCCGAACTCGCCGAGGAATTCGCCGAGTTCACGACACCGCGGCAACCCCACTACACCCTGCTGGCCGGCATCGACGGCATCCACCTGCTGCACCGCGACCTGCCCCGGCTGCTCGACCCCGCCGACGCCGCCCGCCCGTTGCCCGTCGGCCGAGCCGGGCGCACCTTCGGCGGCGAGGCCGACCCGCAGACCCACCTGGTGCTCGACCGCGGCCGGATCGTCGGGCTCTGGGAGTACGACCCCGAGCGGGCCGAGATCGTCCTGCTGCCCTTCGTCCCGCCGGACGACGCCCTGCGGGCGGCGGTGGCCCGCACCGAGGCCTTCGTCCGCGACGAGCTCGGCGACGCCCGCGGCTTCAGCCTCGACTCGCCCAAGAGCCGGGCGCCCAGGATCGCCGCGCTACGGGCGGCCGGCGCGGGCGGGCTCGGCCGAACGGCCGGGTAGCGTACGGGACATGTCGACCACCACGCCCGACGCGTCCGCCGCCACCCGGCCCGCCACCGCCCAGGCCGCCGGCTCCCCGGCCGTCACCGACGAGGTCCTGATCGTCACCGGCGCCGGCCGCGGTATCGGCGCCGCCACCGCCCTGCTGGCCGCCCGCCGCGGCTACCGGGTCTGCGTCAACTACCGTACGGACGAGGCCTCGGCGGCCGGTGTCGTGGACGCGATCCGGGCCGCGGGCGGCACCGCCCTCGCCGTGCGCGCGGACGTCAGCCGCACGGCCGAGGTGGAGCGGCTGTTCGCCACCGTGGACACCGAACTCGGCCCGCTCACCGGCCTGGTGAACAACGCGGGCACGCTGGAGCGGCAGTGCCGGCTGGAGGAGATCGACGAGGAGCGGCTGAACCGGATCTGGGCCGCCAACATCACCGGCCCGTTCCTCTGCGCGGCCCAGGCCGTCCGCCGGATGTCCACCCGGTACGGCGGGCGCGGCGGCGCCATCGTCAACGTCTCCTCGGCCGCCTCCCGGATCGGCTCGCCGAACGAGTACGTCGACTACGCGGCCGCCAAGGGCGCGGTGGACTCGATGACCCGCGGCCTCGCCCTGGAGGTCGCGGCCGAGGGGATCCGGGTCAACGCGGTGCGGCCGGGACTGATCCACACCGGCATCCACGCGCTCGGCGGTGAGCCCGGCCGGGTCGACCGGGTCGCCCCCGGCCTGCCGATGCAGCGTGGCGGACAGCCGGAGGAGGTCGCCGAGGCGATCCTCTTCCTGCTCTCCCCGGCCGCCTCGTACACCACGGGCGCGTTCCTGGAGGTCTCCGGCGGCCGCTGAGAGCCGTCCCCGCCCTGCGGAGGGGCCGCTTTCGGACAGCGTTCGCCCGCCACCGAACGGCCCCCTCCGGTTTCCTTCCCCGCGCCCGCCCCCGCCCGTACGGTGGAGGTCATGACCGACGCCTTCATCGACATCCCCGGTGTGCGCAACTTCCGTGACGCGGGCGGGATCGGCGCCCTCCGCCGGGGCGTGCTGTACCGCTCCGGCTCCTTCCACACGCTCACCGAGGAGGGCGCCCGGCGACTCAAGGCGCTCGGCCTGCGCACGGTGTTCGACCTGCGCAGCCCGTTCGAGCTGGAGGTCTGGCCGGACCAGCGGCACGGCCTCGACCACGAGTCCCTCAGCCTGCCCACGCTGCCCGCCGACCGCGGCGACGTCGACCGGCCGT
The genomic region above belongs to Streptomyces sp. 1331.2 and contains:
- a CDS encoding DNA glycosylase AlkZ-like family protein; this encodes MEHDPHPAPDHPAPVDVEKLRAWWSHRQWLDRPHTGASAAEVLAATGWARSVGGAAPYLGLFARAGLGRAAVDEAVARLEVHELPSARGCTYLLPAADFALGLASGAAAPEGELAAAEKHLGVGRDEVEKLCLAIERVLAEGGPLDPTTIREAVGDAVRPLGEAGRKRGLATTLPLALGLLQSRGRVRRVPVNGRLDQQRYGYAGWDQPVAGAAVDLARRYFSWAGPATLRHFRWFSGFTAATARRAVAEAGLVPLAPGSEFLLPPELAEEFAEFTTPRQPHYTLLAGIDGIHLLHRDLPRLLDPADAARPLPVGRAGRTFGGEADPQTHLVLDRGRIVGLWEYDPERAEIVLLPFVPPDDALRAAVARTEAFVRDELGDARGFSLDSPKSRAPRIAALRAAGAGGLGRTAG
- a CDS encoding DNA polymerase beta superfamily protein translates to MPAAAPAAVPAGTVLLSGIVGSTAYGLAHAGSDVDRLGLFATPTEELHGLHRPAESHVTTAPDLTLHEAAKWCRLALGCNPTASELVWLPDDLYETRTPLGDELIGIREAFLSAPAVRKAYLGYADQQFRKLLTRDRAEPAARRRAAKHARHLVRLVEQAVRLHETGRSLIRLPDPEHVREFGERIADRPAVAEALLADAADRLGRPGVLPAAPDPRPVEAWLRRVRAAHYTPPVGPPRGPLHAPGAPAQSTGGALGPTG
- a CDS encoding SDR family oxidoreductase; this translates as MSTTTPDASAATRPATAQAAGSPAVTDEVLIVTGAGRGIGAATALLAARRGYRVCVNYRTDEASAAGVVDAIRAAGGTALAVRADVSRTAEVERLFATVDTELGPLTGLVNNAGTLERQCRLEEIDEERLNRIWAANITGPFLCAAQAVRRMSTRYGGRGGAIVNVSSAASRIGSPNEYVDYAAAKGAVDSMTRGLALEVAAEGIRVNAVRPGLIHTGIHALGGEPGRVDRVAPGLPMQRGGQPEEVAEAILFLLSPAASYTTGAFLEVSGGR
- a CDS encoding ATP-binding protein; the protein is MTDRPVETDPGDLAAVAAYDERFAAFVAELNRLHIEYGAPSYGEICGAAQVFKLTKAGITDLLTGKRLPSMSFLLEFVRVVSNPLPVDGRTPRGHKAHPELIEHWRRRWVELKALNRQVQSPLGRLRNAGKQLVEEAERAAAEKAGAAEEQARQIRSRAEAEAAAVLEEARRQAAHLVEEAEARAESVRAEAERARAEAIRVAVARSAEADRLLRTAREEAEAVRRAAQTEAQEIVDEGRRVSRLRTPAALRELREAAERITGTHLPELLRTITTDRLPEQGGSLTLPSVGLHGRDDVGRLARCFDTLHHGLATLAAEQALRFDTTNTVFTTLSRRTAGLVQRQLSLLDELERSEPEQEQLDGLFELDHLATRMRRHCENMLILAGEESGRRWKRPVPLVDVFRAAAGEVDQYQRIDIAAVPEIEVVGAAVTDLVHLLAELLENAASYSHPGTTVQVTARALPDGQVMVGVLDEGIGIAFDEVVALNDRLAHPAPVDLSVSRRTGLFVVGPPRRPPRCPGLADARRDRRGHRVGGAPGRTGGGGRAGLSRRRQAGRCGPKRASSLDGQSPSASSADIRRSRQSVCRSWIASCSRSGLPSARTTRAAVIRSRSCPCCTRASASSSRAAVAPASWPKRSASLAATRSVSAMRPPGVRRIDRWWQGRLMRVKRRPGGLPRRG